From Penaeus chinensis breed Huanghai No. 1 chromosome 43, ASM1920278v2, whole genome shotgun sequence, a single genomic window includes:
- the LOC125024597 gene encoding phospholipase DDHD1-like, with protein sequence MDFTGGGGQHLGGQHLGQHLGQHLDYGHGLSQQLGQLSLDHSSRPPLCPSAGARTSFGGEVLPRDTGCASDVSFGRSFSPAAFQSATSQLHETHSQLQQPYLQQREQVSYSSSPLSSTNPSLLGGSPVPAQHQLSPSNLGTLGLQSPRLTPIQSQTSSPIRSSLGTAQLSSSSMTAGLQKDTLAPDTHGFVGHMGGSHSPVHSQLGRAQLASSLPTSLQPRPFQPQHTPQNRLSGAQLGSSWGSVDSQSASFQVPLQPGSNDNSQGSALGYSSLGTYNTQVVNGQMATGMHLQQDMQYQNQLQFDSMGFMSMQSQQMQYGNFSQMQQTFPQETNGFQYNVDYIDSTDPNAYQDYYYDYQYNSYNGSMDSLDPNYLGTPVGRAPTPYGDETVDDLGPEEVRWFYKIEADKKWTPFIGYDSLRIEWKYRDLMQDTNSGGSNGSPYGNTENEQQSPKETQEKSQVIERIVVRGGLYEVDVRHRRCESIYWKGEVFMICRGTWFYEGAWGPVDEMLADRIEMEHLTHFRGHLLTSQRVDDTTKEIVHSLSLPEGQVDWFSASEVYLSSDATPSRLMRSVGKKLGFQKTGYKLHRGYSIDATASDKPPDINHIVFVIHGIGQKMEMGRIIKNCTALRENIQHLKQKYFPSIAKSNQTVEFFPVEWRSSLVLDAGVIESITPHKILNIRQMLNASFMDIMYYNSPLYREEVINGLTGEMNRLYTMFTQRNPYFEANGGKVSIVAHSLGCVITYDIVIGWNPAQQFDQQLIQSLMHLIEKKEGLAPEDQNKLKQDLQDLLTKHESKPLQPSLNFKIENFFCLGSPLAVFLALRTKQTDGTPPDIIPQKLCKRLLNIFHPADPVAYRIEPLLCQQYSSIAPVVIHSYNAAEKIPYCDLPLEPIIVPKDKDRDRDAVDRNDSGNNTPVSSVPSTPSKGAASTWSWWGLVKGSKKPDSASQDTSLALQDVRGLADRIDFVLREGSMESSYISAITSHTSYWSNYDVSHFLLNILYPDIQPTSSKPEVIKP encoded by the exons ATGGACTTCACGGGAGGGGGCGGACAGCACCTCGGTGGACAGCACCTCGGACAACACCTGGGCCAACACCTCGATTATGGGCATGGCCTCAGCCAACAGCTCGGGCAGCTCAGCCTCGATCATTCCTCGCGGCCTCCGTTGTGCCCTTCTGCGGGAGCAAGGACGTCCTTCGGGGGCGAGGTCCTCCCCCGTGACACAGGGTGCGCTTCCGACGTCTCCTTCGGCAGGAGCTTTTCACCCGCGGCCTTCCAATCTGCAACGTCTCAGTTGCATGAGACTCACAGCCAGTTGCAGCAGCCCTATTTGCAGCAAAGAGAGCAGGTGAGTTACAGCTCTTCTCCTCTGAGCTCGACCAACCCCAGTCTCCTAGGTGGGAGTCCAGTGCCAGCCCAGCACCAGTTGTCCCCTAGTAATCTGGGCACATTGGGCCTGCAGTCTCCCCGTCTTACTCCCATCCAGTCCCAGACGTCCTCCCCCATCAGGTCCTCACTGGGCACTGCACAGCTCAGTTCTTCCTCTATGACAGCAGGCCTTCAGAAGGATACCTTGGCACCAGACACACATGGGTTTGTTGGCCACATGGGGGGCTCTCACTCACCAGTACACTCACAGTTGGGGCGAGCGCAGCTGGCATCCAGTCTGCCCACATCCTTACAGCCACGACCCTTCCAGCCACAGCATACACCCCAGAACCGCTTGAGTGGAGCCCAGTTAGGGTCAAGCTGGGGCAGTGTTGACAGCCAGAGTGCAAGTTTTCAGGTTCCCCTCCAGCCCGGCTCAAATGATAACAGTCAAGGCAGTGCTCTCGGGTATTCCAGTTTAGGTACATACAACACCCAGGTTGTGAATGGCCAGATGGCAACAGGAATGCACTTGCAACAGGACATGCAGTATCAGAACCAGCTGCAGTTTGACAGTATGGGTTTCATGTCAATGCAATCACAGCAAATGCAGTATGGTAATTTCTCACAGATGCAACAGACTTTTCCTCAAGAAACAAATGGCTTCCAATATAATGTTGACTATATTGACAGTACAGATCCAAATGCCTATCAggattattactatgactatcagtataatagttataatgggtCAATGGACAGTCTCGATCCAAATTACTTAGGGACACCAGTGGGTCGAGCTCCAACCCCATATGGGGATGAAACTGTAGATGACCTTGGACCCGAGGAAGTGCGATGGTTCTACAAGATCGAAGCAGATAAGAAGTGGACACCCTTTATTGGTTATGATTCTCTTCGCATTGAGTGGAAGTACAGGGACCTTATGCAAGACACAAACTCTGGGGGATCAAATGGCTCTCCTTATGGAAATACGGAGAATGAGCAGCAATCACCAAAGGAAACTCAGGAGAAATCACAAGTTATTGAGAGGATTGTTGTACGAGGAGGCTTGTATGAGGTGGACGTGAGACATAGGAGATGTGAAAGTATTTATTGGAAAG GTGAAGTATTCATGATCTGTCGTGGCACGTGGTTTTATGAGGGTGCATGGGGCCCTGTTGATGAAATGCTTGCAGACCGAATAGAAATGGAACATTTAACACACTTCAGAGGGCATCTGCTGACATCGCAACGTGTAGATGATACAACGAAAGAAA TTGTACATTCCTTATCACTGCCTGAGGGTCAAGTAGACTGGTTTAGTGCCTCAGAGGTGTACCTCTCGTCTGATGCGACGCCATCCAGGTTAATGAGATCTGTTGGCAAGAAACTAGGCTTCCAAAAGA ctgGCTACAAGCTGCACAGAGGCTACAGTATTGATGCCACAGCCAGCGATAAACCTCCTGATATCAaccatattgtttttgttatccatGGTATTGGGCAGAAGATGGAGATGGGCAGGATTATCAAGAACTGCACAGC TTTGCGAGAGAACATCCAGCACCTGAAGCAAAAGTACTTCCCCTCTATTGCCAAGAGCAACCAGACAGTTGAATTCTTCCCTGTGGAGTGGCGCTCCTCTCTCGTCCTAGATGCTGGGGTGATAGAGTCCATTACACCCCACAAGATTCTCAACATTCGGCAAATGCTCAATGCGTCGTTTATGGATATCATGTACTACAACAGTCCCCTCTACAGGGAGGAA GTGATCAATGGTTTGACGGGTGAGATGAACCGCCTGTACACCATGTTCACACAGCGCAACCCTTACTTTGAGGCCAATGGAGGGAAGGTTTCCATTGTGGCCCATTCTCTAGGATGTGTCATCACCTATGACATTGTTATTGGATGGAACCCTGCTCAACAGTTTGATCAACAGCTTATACAGTCTCTG ATGCACCtcatagagaagaaagaaggccTGGCACCAGAAGATCAAAACAAACTGAAGCAAGACCTGCAGGACTTGCTCACTAAGCATGAGAGTAAGCCCTTACAGCCCTCCCTCAACTTCAAG ATTGAGAACTTCTTCTGCCTAGGGTCGCCCCTGGCTGTGTTCCTTGCCTTGCGCACAAAACAGACAGATGGTACACCACCTGATATCATCCCCCAGAAACTGTGTAAACGGCTCCTCAACATCTTCCATCCTGCGGACCCTGTGGCCTATAG AATCGAGCCTCTCTTGTGCCAGCAATATTCAAGCATTGCACCAGTGGTAATCCACTCATACAACGCTGCTGAGAAGATTCCTTACTGTGACCTCCCCCTTGAACCAATCATCGTTCCCAAGGACAAGGACAGAGACCGAGATGCAGTCGATCGAAATGACTCGGGGAATAACACACCTGTCTCCTCTGTACCGAGCACACCTAGTAAAG GTGCAGCCAGTACATGGAGCTGGTGGGGTCTTGTAAAAGGGTCGAAGAAGCCTGACTCAGCTAGCCAGGACACCAGCTTAGCCTTACAGGATGTGAGAG GGCTGGCGGATCGCATTGACTTTGTGCTGCGGGAGGGGAGCATGGAGAGCAGCTACATCTCGGCCATCACATCACATACCTCGTACTGGAGCAACTACGATGTGTCGCACTTCTTGCTGAACATCCTGTACCCTGACATCCAGCCAACCTCCAGTAAGCCCGAGGTCATCAAGCCTTAA